Proteins encoded together in one uncultured Desulfosarcina sp. window:
- a CDS encoding AAA family ATPase, protein MGRPLDLKFINVHRFKAIRSSGQIGLTPLTVLIGNNGSGKSSLVEAMETVRDIALKGLDEAMQRWYGFENVWNLAHKREMDRPREMLKDPMGFSFSGRISSGAFRVKLSVNAEDLNFDKLRIESYETSERGGAYRDSSRFVEKGRIADPRLKEMVGGWQFLRLAPGNMADPVPRKRTGGDVELAPDGANLAEYLLEIRDADRYAFDGIVDTLRFVLPYVESLQPNVTSELDRKVFLQLTEKDMQEKIQGWMLSAGTMRVLALLAVLRHPNPPPVVIVEELENGLDPRTVHLIMEEIRSFVTEEGGQVIATSHSPYLLDLLTLEHIVFVERDATGQPRFRRPADNRELEKWSAEFGPGRLYTMGRLAREDD, encoded by the coding sequence ATGGGCCGGCCGCTTGATTTAAAATTCATCAATGTGCATCGCTTCAAAGCTATCCGGTCGTCAGGGCAGATCGGGCTGACACCGCTGACGGTCCTGATCGGCAACAACGGGTCGGGTAAAAGCAGCCTTGTAGAGGCCATGGAAACGGTCCGTGACATCGCACTGAAGGGGCTCGACGAGGCCATGCAGCGATGGTATGGGTTTGAAAATGTCTGGAACCTGGCCCACAAACGGGAGATGGATAGGCCCCGCGAGATGCTGAAAGATCCGATGGGGTTTTCCTTTTCCGGACGGATCTCATCCGGCGCTTTCCGGGTAAAGCTTTCCGTCAATGCCGAGGATCTCAATTTCGATAAGCTGAGGATTGAGTCGTATGAGACCTCGGAACGGGGAGGGGCCTACCGGGACAGCAGCCGGTTTGTCGAAAAAGGCCGGATTGCCGACCCCAGGCTGAAAGAGATGGTGGGTGGATGGCAGTTTCTCCGGTTGGCCCCGGGGAATATGGCGGATCCCGTGCCCCGGAAACGCACCGGCGGGGACGTGGAACTCGCCCCGGACGGCGCCAACCTGGCCGAATATTTGCTCGAGATCCGAGATGCGGACCGCTATGCATTCGATGGGATCGTCGATACCCTCCGATTTGTGCTTCCCTATGTCGAAAGCCTTCAGCCTAATGTAACTTCCGAACTGGACCGCAAGGTTTTTTTGCAGCTCACCGAAAAAGACATGCAGGAAAAAATCCAGGGATGGATGCTCAGTGCCGGGACCATGCGAGTACTGGCGCTGCTGGCCGTGCTGCGCCATCCGAACCCGCCGCCGGTGGTGATCGTCGAAGAACTTGAAAACGGCCTGGATCCACGTACCGTTCACCTGATTATGGAAGAAATCCGTTCCTTTGTCACCGAAGAGGGCGGACAGGTGATCGCCACCAGCCATTCGCCCTACCTGTTGGACCTGCTGACTTTGGAGCATATCGTGTTCGTGGAAAGGGACGCTACGGGCCAGCCCCGTTTTCGGCGTCCGGCCGATAATCGGGAACTGGAAAAATGGTCAGCGGAGTTCGGCCCCGGACGCCTTTACACCATGGGCCGGCTGGCCCGGGAGGATGATTGA